Below is a genomic region from Rosa chinensis cultivar Old Blush chromosome 5, RchiOBHm-V2, whole genome shotgun sequence.
ATTCTGGCTGCAATTGATATTCGAAGTGATCATGCTTTGGTTAGGGTAAGACTATATAGAAGTCCGCTTATCATATGACTGtgccttcttttcttttaatggTGTACAAAACCTATAAGCAGTTGGCATATAtaattttgtagttttcataTTCGTGTTATAGTATTAAGATCTGATGGCTGATACTGATGAATTTGTTCTGTTTATAGTTGTTCTATTGTATTGGATTCGGCATGTTCTGACTCATCTGGATTATTCAGGTCTTGTTCTCCTTGTCAAATTGTCACGAAATGATATGCATTATCTTTGGTTCTGTTGCAGCACTTGCTTCTTGATTTCTTTTaacacctttttctctttacaTGTGCAGCAAGTATACATGTACGTCCCGGGAAGTGGTAAAGCTGCTAAAATGAAGCGTAAGGGAGCATGACAAGTTGGTGAGGCAGCTGTATAAGGCAGAGAAACATGTATTCAGAAGAAAAAATATGGTGACTCTATTGATCTAGATTGTATAGGCCCTTAGCTACAGGATTTGCGGATACATATGTTTTGCCCGAGTCTTTACTTTTTGATTTCACATATTTCACAAGAGATCTCATCTCACTAGTTGCTTTTTGAAATATTATAGCAAATTAAATGATTGAAGCAACAGAAGCAAGGGAAGGTGTAGGGCACTTGGATTCAAACACTCACTTCCTTTATTAATGCCAGTGTTGTTTAATTGTAATTAATTTGTTTCATTAGAGTACCCTAAGTATTGCTTTCTCCTCTGTTAAGCTAATTGCATCCTAAAGGCAATGCAGTTAGCTAAATACTATAGGAAACTCATGTCCCAGAATCGCAAAGTTTTGaacatatatttttaatttttatatttatatcatTGAAGGATCTACATTGCAATGTACATATATATGAGAATTAGATACACGGTAATGAAGACACAAATTGCAATCTCCCACATCAGACCATCAAAATCAGGAGAATTTGCACAATGCCTGAACGCGAATACTGCAGGGATCACTTCTCCCGTCATGAAGCTCCTCAGGCAAGACTGTCCTCACAAAATTCTAGAGCTCTAGTATACCGATATTAAGTAATGCTGAAGATGACCCTAGGAAGGGATGACTACTTCTGTCTTCAAGCTCCTCAGGCAAGACTGATACTGCTTTAATCTTTGCCTCACAAAATTCCTGAGCTAGTCTACCAATATTAAGTGACTCGGTGTATGACTAGAGGAGGTAGAGAGCATTGAGACAATTGTGATAGGAACTGTAACTTGGGATGAATGTGTGTATGCAATCCTGTTACACATTATATCAGCGAAGCCACCTTTTTGCAGTTCTGACAGACGGTATCTGTTATGACTCTTGAAGAATTAGATTCAATTCTAGAGCACATCTTGCCAGCACGCCCCCCTTCCTACAAACAAAATAACAGGATAGACTTTCTGAGCGTCGATTACTATATTTTCAACTAGATAAGAAATTATGTCCAAATGAAAGTGATATAAGTATGCAGAGATGACCCCATATGTTCAATAAATGAATAGCTACTATCTGTACCATCTAATTGAAAAGGAATAGCAACAAATATTTCCTTAAGGTCATTCCACCTCCAAAACTTACACGTGCAAGAATAAGATCAGAATATCAGAACTTTAATGGGAAATTCTACTGCATATCATTCATTCAGTAGAAAAGAAGGGGTATGGTTTGGTCACTATTACAATGCATGATTTCACCTCCAAAATGGGTTGTGTGCACGTGGAGAATTGTGTTTGGAACTTAGTTCTGCTGAATAAATTCTCAAACAAGGGCAGGATTTTGCCTGCCATTATATTCACTCATAAGTGAACATCCATCCACATGGACATCCTTAAGGGTGGTGGATTGAGGACACCTTTAGAAGAAGCTGCGGAGTAACTTTGGCACTCCACTTTTCAACAAATTTTACCACTTGCACTCCAGTTTTGAAGTAGTTACATGTGGAGTGCTAGTCGGAAAGCCAAAATCACTCACAAAATTGCATAGAACTATTATTATAGAAGTGTACTATCACATCATTGGTGTCAGGATCTAACCTTACAAAGACTGGGAGAATTTTCTGGATCTTTTGCAGGTGTACAGAGCATTGGTTGCAGCATTCCAGCCTGTAATCAAATTAAATATTGAATCACAACTTGTTCTACAGTGAGACATTCATTCACGACTTACAAGAAGAGTGTGGTAATACCTTTGCTCTGCCTGAAGATTGACTCCGACCGCTGGAGGTGCTGAAATGGTAGACCGTATCACTGGGCCAAAGACTGCTACAAGCTTCAACAGCATCTCCAATGACACATTTGCATGCCTGTACATTTGcaaaattataaatttctgtAAGAAACACAATCCACCACCAAAAATACAATCATGGGAATTTGACATAGACCTTTTACATGAataccatatcaacatgcacaTGATTCAATTCAAGTATTAAACTGCATGACTCTTATTGGTCAGGAAGATTTCAAAATGGCATTTATAATATATCATCAAGAACAAATTCTCCCAAGAAATAGTATAAAAGACTAAAACTCCTAACGGTCTCATGTTAATATTAGTTTCTTTCAAAGGTAATCTCCCTATAATCATATCATCTAAAAATGTTAGGAAGCAACAATCTGACTCGCATATTAAAATGGAGTCGTCCTTAATTATTGGAAACAGTTAGTAGAGTAATTTCGTTCCTCTGTCAGTACTCACTATTAACCATACATAGTAGCAATTCTCATGTGTCAGATTTTTACCACTTCCCCCAAAAATTCCTACACTCAAGAGTATCTCATCCATTAAATAGTTACCTCTCAATTTTGCTATCAAGTAAGCCCAGAAGCACAGGCAGCAAACACGAAAAGAGATCTAATGTCAGAATATCCATTTTCTCCAGGAGAACACTAATCACATCTGCTTGTACCTGCACCATGATCAGATCATTATTAGAAAACCAAATATGGAGAGAAAAACACCAGACCTTTAAGACCACTGGAATCAGTACAAGTAACAAACGAAATTATCCAATAAATACCCACCGAATGATCTGGCAGCTTTCTGATAGCACTGATAGCACCTTTAATATCATTTCGTTCCCAAAAATGCCTCACCACCTGCAGTTTGCACAAAGGGGGCAGCGTCAGAGAAATATTCAAGTAACTCAAATATGACTCATCACCGAAAGATATGCAATACTAACATTGCACCTATACATTATTCCAGCGTACAATCATTACAATAAATGAAGCAATTCACATGCCATTAATAGTACGCATTAGTATAGAATACTAGATTGGAGCAAATCTGAAAACAAACTACAGGCTTCCAACACTTTACAAGCTTATGTGGTAAAGTTATCGTTATTAGGTTGCAGTCTCAACAAAACCTTTATTTCAGAAAAGTTTAGTAACAGATTGTGTCATTACTCATGAATGACACGAACATGCACCAAAAGATATATGTACCTGCAGTTTTGTCAGGCGGGATCGAAGGGTACTTAGGAATGCATCATGAGTTTGCATCAGATCTTCAGCAGGATCATTGTTTGCAGATGACATGTGCCTCCCAGAAATTTGAGGTTCTTCTTCTCGCTAACCAAACAAGAAATACAGATCATGTTCCAGATTGATACAATAGCGATATGCACATGACAATTAATATTAAGGTTCTTATTCTTCTGCATTTCTCTAAAGGTCTAAGCTAGTATACTAACTTCATATATTCAATACCATATATGACAGTATTTAATATACAAACTTTATTATGTTTCAAAAAGATATCTGATTAAGTGTTCGTTTTCAGCCTGAAGTGCAGTGCTTCTTCTATATTAATTGGAAACTGAAACTTCAAATGTTCTTGATGCTACTACCATGGACAGTTGCAGTTTAGAAAAGCGATGTTTAGGAATAGAAGATACCTGCATGGTGAATGCTTTATCCATTTCATGTATCACGGGACTACATATGCTAGTTGCTTGATCTTTAGGCATCACAGGACTAGATATGCTACTTGCTTGATCTTCAGGTATCACAGTACAAGATATGCTGGTTGCTTGATATTCAGGTATCACGGGACCAAATACGCCCGTTGCTTGATCATCATTGCTACtaaatctctctctcctttcaaATCTCTCAACCAGGGTGCGAGTCCTTCCTGGTACAACGGCAACTGCCAAAAGTGGAATCTTAAGAAATCAAGTTGCATCCACTACTATGTTATATAGAACCAGAAGTAAGGTAAGCATTAACAAACCTCCATTGACAACTTTAACAGGGCTCATTTCCTTGCTGTTATTGAGGGATCTATTTCCTGAAACATTAACAAAATAAGTCACTACTCACAATAGAAatgttaaaaacttaaaaaataaagaataaaaataactaaaaaagAATGAATGAAATAGTAACTGGACTTTATACATAAAATTGGggaaattttataaagaaagaTGACCTCACTAAGGACCTTAGGAGAATAAAGGCTCTGATAGCAAAACAAACTTCCTGAGGTCAGTTGCATAATATATTGTTCGATCTAGATTGTTAAAATGAGTATAGCTCAAGTAGGCAATGGCAAATTGTCAGCTAAAGGCTTTGATAAGCAAGAAGGCAATACGTTCCCATTCAAGAgaaatccaatttttttttttgttggtgtcTAAACAGATGACTTTATAAAAGAACCATAACTTACTGGTTTCCTGATCAGAGGGCCTCTTCAGTGATAATACTGCTTCAAATTTCTCTTCTACACTCTTGATTGCAGAATGTTTTTCCTTACAGGCCTCTCCATCACTATCTTCTGATACAGTTTTGATTTGAGAACTGAGACCCACTGCACCATCCAATTTTCTCGTCATACTGCTGAAAGTTTCAGATTCAACGGCCAACGGTAGCTTCTCCATGTCAACTTTGCTATTTGATGGGCTTCGCACATGAGCTGGTCTGAGCAACATAGCACGCCTTTTCGGAAATGCAACAGATTCTCTTCCAGAGTTAGCTGAATCTTTTGCATTGGGACTGCTTCGAGGTACGATGCTAGGCGAAACCAGGGATTTATTGACCATCTTTTCATTAGACTTTGGGAGCAACCCTGCTGCAGGAATCTGCTTCTTAGCACTGGTTTCCTTTAAATCCAATGGGGGTAAAACTTTTGAAGAATTAATTCTCTGTGAGGTAACTGGCTTTCCACCTGCAGCTTTACAGAGA
It encodes:
- the LOC112165125 gene encoding katanin p80 WD40 repeat-containing subunit B1 homolog KTN80.1 isoform X1, yielding MAKRAYKLQEFVAHSDNINCLNIGKKACRLYVTGGDDHKVNLWTIGKPTALMSLTGHTSPVESVAFNSAEVLVLAGASTGATKIWDLEETKMVRTLTGHRSSCSAVEFHPFGEFFASGSMDTNLKIWDIRKKGCIHTYKGHTQGISNIKFTPDGRWVVSGGFDNVVKVWDLTAGKLLHDFKFHEGHIRSIDFHPLEFLLATGSADRTVKFWDLETFELIGSTRPEPTGVRAITFHPDGRTIFSGLDDSLKVYSWEPVISHDSVDMGWSRLADLCIHDGKLLGCSYYRNSIGVWVADVSLIKPYGAGSTPEQNDCLDEKSHVKLQGIMEKVETGIRGPGLRCTSPDYDTKEIKNIYVDSAGGKPVTSQRINSSKVLPPLDLKETSAKKQIPAAGLLPKSNEKMVNKSLVSPSIVPRSSPNAKDSANSGRESVAFPKRRAMLLRPAHVRSPSNSKVDMEKLPLAVESETFSSMTRKLDGAVGLSSQIKTVSEDSDGEACKEKHSAIKSVEEKFEAVLSLKRPSDQETRNRSLNNSKEMSPVKVVNGVAVVPGRTRTLVERFERRERFSSNDDQATGVFGPVIPEYQATSISCTVIPEDQASSISSPVMPKDQATSICSPVIHEMDKAFTMQREEEPQISGRHMSSANNDPAEDLMQTHDAFLSTLRSRLTKLQVVRHFWERNDIKGAISAIRKLPDHSVQADVISVLLEKMDILTLDLFSCLLPVLLGLLDSKIERHANVSLEMLLKLVAVFGPVIRSTISAPPAVGVNLQAEQRLECCNQCSVHLQKIQKILPVFVSLSCYFVCRKGGVLARCALELNLILQES
- the LOC112165125 gene encoding katanin p80 WD40 repeat-containing subunit B1 homolog KTN80.1 isoform X3 yields the protein MAKRAYKLQEFVAHSDNINCLNIGKKACRLYVTGGDDHKVNLWTIGKPTALMSLTGHTSPVESVAFNSAEVLVLAGASTGATKIWDLEETKMVRTLTGHRSSCSAVEFHPFGEFFASGSMDTNLKIWDIRKKGCIHTYKGHTQGISNIKFTPDGRWVVSGGFDNVVKVWDLTAGKLLHDFKFHEGHIRSIDFHPLEFLLATGSADRTVKFWDLETFELIGSTRPEPTGVRAITFHPDGRTIFSGLDDSLKVYSWEPVISHDSVDMGWSRLADLCIHDGKLLGCSYYRNSIGVWVADVSLIKPYGAGSTPEQNDCLDEKSHVKLQGIMEKVETGIRGPGLRCTSPDYDTKEIKNIYVDSAGGKPVTSQRINSSKVLPPLDLKETSAKKQIPAAGLLPKSNEKMVNKSLVSPSIVPRSSPNAKDSANSGRESVAFPKRRAMLLRPAHVRSPSNSKVDMEKLPLAVESETFSSMTRKLDGAVGLSSQIKTVSEDSDGEACKEKHSAIKSVEEKFEAVLSLKRPSDQETRNRSLNNSKEMSPVKVVNGVAVVPGRTRTLVERFERRERFSSNDDQATGVFGPVIPEYQATSISCTVIPEDQASSISSPVMPKDQATSICSPVIHEMDKAFTMQREEEPQISGRHMSSANNDPAEDLMQTHDAFLSTLRSRLTKLQVVRHFWERNDIKGAISAIRKLPDHSVQADVISVLLEKMDILTLDLFSCLLPVLLGLLDSKIERHANVSLEMLLKLVAVFGPVIRSTISAPPAVGVNLQAEQRLECCNQCSVHLQKIQKILPVFVRKGGVLARCALELNLILQES
- the LOC112165125 gene encoding katanin p80 WD40 repeat-containing subunit B1 homolog KTN80.1 isoform X2; the encoded protein is MAKRAYKLQEFVAHSDNINCLNIGKKACRLYVTGGDDHKVNLWTIGKPTALMSLTGHTSPVESVAFNSAEVLVLAGASTGATKIWDLEETKMVRTLTGHRSSCSAVEFHPFGEFFASGSMDTNLKIWDIRKKGCIHTYKGHTQGISNIKFTPDGRWVVSGGFDNVVKVWDLTAGKLLHDFKFHEGHIRSIDFHPLEFLLATGSADRTVKFWDLETFELIGSTRPEPTGVRAITFHPDGRTIFSGLDDSLKVYSWEPVISHDSVDMGWSRLADLCIHDGKLLGCSYYRNSIGVWVADVSLIKPYGAGSTPEQNDCLDEKSHVKLQGIMEKVETGIRGPGLRCTSPDYDTKEIKNIYVDCGKPVTSQRINSSKVLPPLDLKETSAKKQIPAAGLLPKSNEKMVNKSLVSPSIVPRSSPNAKDSANSGRESVAFPKRRAMLLRPAHVRSPSNSKVDMEKLPLAVESETFSSMTRKLDGAVGLSSQIKTVSEDSDGEACKEKHSAIKSVEEKFEAVLSLKRPSDQETRNRSLNNSKEMSPVKVVNGVAVVPGRTRTLVERFERRERFSSNDDQATGVFGPVIPEYQATSISCTVIPEDQASSISSPVMPKDQATSICSPVIHEMDKAFTMQREEEPQISGRHMSSANNDPAEDLMQTHDAFLSTLRSRLTKLQVVRHFWERNDIKGAISAIRKLPDHSVQADVISVLLEKMDILTLDLFSCLLPVLLGLLDSKIERHANVSLEMLLKLVAVFGPVIRSTISAPPAVGVNLQAEQRLECCNQCSVHLQKIQKILPVFVSLSCYFVCRKGGVLARCALELNLILQES
- the LOC112165125 gene encoding katanin p80 WD40 repeat-containing subunit B1 homolog KTN80.1 isoform X4; its protein translation is MGSGGNKDVVVRTLTGHRSSCSAVEFHPFGEFFASGSMDTNLKIWDIRKKGCIHTYKGHTQGISNIKFTPDGRWVVSGGFDNVVKVWDLTAGKLLHDFKFHEGHIRSIDFHPLEFLLATGSADRTVKFWDLETFELIGSTRPEPTGVRAITFHPDGRTIFSGLDDSLKVYSWEPVISHDSVDMGWSRLADLCIHDGKLLGCSYYRNSIGVWVADVSLIKPYGAGSTPEQNDCLDEKSHVKLQGIMEKVETGIRGPGLRCTSPDYDTKEIKNIYVDSAGGKPVTSQRINSSKVLPPLDLKETSAKKQIPAAGLLPKSNEKMVNKSLVSPSIVPRSSPNAKDSANSGRESVAFPKRRAMLLRPAHVRSPSNSKVDMEKLPLAVESETFSSMTRKLDGAVGLSSQIKTVSEDSDGEACKEKHSAIKSVEEKFEAVLSLKRPSDQETRNRSLNNSKEMSPVKVVNGVAVVPGRTRTLVERFERRERFSSNDDQATGVFGPVIPEYQATSISCTVIPEDQASSISSPVMPKDQATSICSPVIHEMDKAFTMQREEEPQISGRHMSSANNDPAEDLMQTHDAFLSTLRSRLTKLQVVRHFWERNDIKGAISAIRKLPDHSVQADVISVLLEKMDILTLDLFSCLLPVLLGLLDSKIERHANVSLEMLLKLVAVFGPVIRSTISAPPAVGVNLQAEQRLECCNQCSVHLQKIQKILPVFVSLSCYFVCRKGGVLARCALELNLILQES